The proteins below come from a single Funiculus sociatus GB2-C1 genomic window:
- a CDS encoding class I SAM-dependent methyltransferase, producing MSIEWGKSTNKGTAMLKLAHQFHREAILKDEYVGWFFDESIVRSLQENPLKVDSAKDDAERFQQIAYWYTILREKHGDEAIEDAIASGCKQLILLGAGYDTRFFRLPSVRENSIATFEVDLPQTIDDKKRYLIERLGNIPPGLSHIPLDFNQDNLSSIFQYGFDKTIPTAYIWQGVSYYLPKESVSNFLDFIKAQMAPGSVFVFDCCSPLMTFKNDLVPGIASSIDQLSEIDEPYLFGMYSNEMEAWLREKSLSDIQILQQDDLEAKFLHKRTLPNNMWYVVTAKLPRS from the coding sequence ATGAGCATTGAGTGGGGCAAGTCAACCAATAAGGGAACTGCCATGCTAAAACTGGCTCATCAGTTTCACAGGGAAGCGATTTTGAAGGATGAGTACGTCGGCTGGTTCTTTGATGAATCGATAGTACGCTCTCTTCAAGAGAATCCTCTCAAGGTTGATTCCGCAAAAGATGATGCGGAAAGATTTCAGCAGATTGCTTACTGGTACACGATTCTCAGAGAAAAGCATGGTGATGAAGCGATTGAAGATGCGATCGCGTCAGGATGTAAACAGCTTATCCTTCTAGGAGCAGGTTACGACACGAGATTTTTTCGCCTTCCTAGTGTGAGAGAGAATTCTATTGCCACCTTTGAAGTCGATCTGCCGCAGACAATTGATGATAAAAAGAGATACTTGATTGAAAGATTAGGCAATATTCCTCCAGGGTTGTCACACATTCCTCTTGACTTCAATCAAGACAATCTCAGCAGTATTTTTCAGTATGGTTTTGACAAAACAATTCCTACTGCTTATATCTGGCAGGGCGTTAGCTACTATTTGCCCAAAGAGAGTGTTTCCAATTTCCTCGACTTCATCAAAGCGCAAATGGCACCAGGTTCAGTTTTCGTCTTTGACTGTTGTTCACCACTAATGACTTTCAAAAACGATTTAGTTCCAGGTATAGCTTCCAGCATTGATCAACTCAGTGAAATCGATGAGCCATATCTATTTGGTATGTATAGCAATGAGATGGAAGCATGGCTGAGAGAAAAAAGCTTATCTGACATTCAAATTTTGCAGCAAGATGACCTGGAAGCGAAGTTTCTCCACAAGCGGACGTTACCAAATAATATGTGGTATGTAGTGACTGCTAAACTTCCTCGTTCTTAG
- a CDS encoding homospermidine biosynthesis protein: MSKSGNKIAPAPMPATINVVDLVDNYFSAYNSARLREMCHLLSREVLQEGVTVGVSLSGAMTPTGMGVGILAPLIRNGFIDWMISTGANLYHDMHFGLGFDLYTGNPFVDDVKLREEGTIRIYDIVFGYDVLLETDAFIRKILQAEPFQKRMGTAEFHYLLGKYVSEVEKQVGVKNSSLLATAYECGVPIYTSSPGDSSIGMNVAALSLEGSKLVIDPSIDVNETAAIAYCARESGNPDVEGKSAAVIIGGGSPKNFLLQTQPQLHEVLGLEERGHDYFVQVTDARPDTGGLSGATPSEAVSWGKIDPEELPSTIVCYTDSTIALPIITAYVMNQCQPRALKRLYDRREEMLDKLRTDYLAAKTQPIEEIPAAVADSASGEQPVATYPCGRVIPNSQ; encoded by the coding sequence AATCGGGTAACAAAATCGCACCCGCCCCCATGCCAGCGACGATTAACGTCGTGGATCTAGTTGATAATTACTTCAGTGCCTACAACTCCGCTCGTCTGCGAGAAATGTGCCACCTGTTGAGTCGCGAGGTGTTACAAGAAGGTGTCACCGTGGGAGTTAGCCTATCCGGTGCTATGACACCTACTGGGATGGGAGTAGGAATTTTGGCGCCGCTGATCCGCAACGGTTTTATTGACTGGATGATCAGCACGGGTGCCAATCTTTACCACGATATGCACTTTGGTTTGGGTTTTGACCTTTATACAGGTAATCCGTTTGTTGATGATGTGAAGCTGCGCGAGGAAGGCACCATTCGCATTTATGACATCGTTTTTGGCTACGACGTGTTGCTCGAAACCGATGCCTTCATCCGCAAGATTCTGCAAGCCGAACCGTTCCAGAAGCGGATGGGAACTGCTGAATTTCACTATTTGCTGGGCAAATATGTCTCGGAAGTAGAAAAGCAAGTTGGGGTAAAAAATTCTAGTTTATTAGCGACTGCTTATGAGTGTGGCGTTCCCATTTATACTTCTTCCCCCGGAGATAGTTCGATTGGGATGAACGTCGCGGCTTTGTCGCTGGAAGGGTCAAAATTAGTAATAGATCCATCCATAGATGTGAACGAGACAGCTGCGATCGCATACTGCGCCCGTGAAAGTGGCAACCCAGATGTAGAAGGCAAAAGCGCTGCTGTCATCATTGGCGGCGGTAGCCCGAAAAACTTCCTGCTGCAAACCCAACCGCAACTTCACGAAGTGCTGGGATTAGAAGAACGAGGTCACGACTACTTCGTCCAAGTCACCGATGCTCGTCCAGATACAGGTGGTTTGTCTGGTGCTACCCCAAGCGAAGCCGTCAGCTGGGGCAAAATTGACCCGGAAGAGTTACCTAGCACAATTGTCTGTTACACCGACAGCACCATTGCCCTACCGATTATCACTGCCTACGTGATGAACCAGTGCCAGCCTCGCGCCTTAAAGCGGTTGTATGACAGGCGGGAAGAAATGTTGGATAAACTGCGTACAGATTATCTGGCGGCAAAAACCCAGCCAATTGAAGAAATCCCGGCTGCTGTTGCTGACAGTGCTTCTGGTGAGCAACCTGTAGCAACTTATCCCTGCGGCAGGGTGATTCCTAATAGTCAGTAG